The nucleotide sequence CGCCACCAGGTCGTCGGGCAGCGGCAGCCGCTTGCCCTCGTCCGGCATCGTGTTGTGGAAGGTGGTGTCGAAGCAGGCCACGTGGCTCAGCTGCGGCCAGGTGGCGCGGGCGGCGGCGATGGACTCCAGGTTGCCCGGGGTGTGCAGCGGCGCCATCGGCGTCACCGACTCCAGGGTGGCCACCACGTCGTCGGTGATCACCGTCGGCTCCAGCAGGGTGGGGCCGCCGTGCACCACCCGGTGAGCCACCGCGGCAACGTCGATGCCGCGCCGGCGCAGCTCGGCGGCCACCGCCTGCACGGCGTCGGTCAGCGTCCGTCCCGGCGGCGCCTTCTCCGAGGTGCCCGCGGAGTCGGTGAACCACAGCTCGGCCCGGTCGGTGCCCAGCCGCTGCACGTGCGCGTTGACCACCACCTCGTCGGTGCGCACGGTCGCCTTCAGCGACGACGAGCCCGGGTTGAGGGCGAGTACTGCCGCGGTCACACCGGCTCACCGGCCCACGTCCACTGCGCGATCTCCGGGATGTCCTCGAAGTGCTCGCGCACGTACCCGTGGTGCTTGGTGAGCATCTCCCGGCAGTGCGCCGCCAGCTTCTCCCCGTTCTCCGGCACCCGCCGGGAGCGGCGCAGCGCCTCCAGCACCAGGTCGTAGCGGCTCATCCCGTTGAGCACCACCATGTCGAACGGCGTGGTGGTGGTGCCCTGCTCGTTGAAGCCGCGGACGTGGAAGCGTGCGGCGTTGGTGCGGCCGTGGATCAGCTCGTGCACCGCGCGGGGGTAGCCGTGGAAGGCGAAGACCACGTCGGTGTCACGGGTGAACAGGTCGATGAACCGCTGCTCGCTGTAGGCGTGCGGGTGGTCGCCGGGAGCCAGCAGCGCCATCAGGTCCACCACGTTGACCACCCGCACCCGCAGGTAGGGCACCCACGTGCGGAGCAGCTCGGCGGCGGCCAGCGTCTCCTGCGTCGGCACGTCCCCGGCGCAGGCCAGCACGATGTCGGGGTCCTCCGGTGCACCGATGGCGGCTGGCGCGTTCTCCGTGCCCGCCCACTCCCAGATGCCGGCACCAGCGGCGCAGTGCGCGTTGGCCTCCTCCATGTTCAGGTACTGCAGGTGCATCTGCTTGTCGGCCACGATGAGGTTGACGTGGTCGTGGCTGCGGAAGCAGTGGTCGCTGATGGACAGCAAGGTGTTGGCGTCCGGCGGCAGCCAGACCCGCACCACCTCGGGCGAGAGCGGGATGGCGGTGTCGATCAGGCCGGGGCCCTGGTGGCTGAAGCCGTTGTGGTCGTTGCGCCACGCGGTGGAGGTCAGCAGGATGTTCAGCGAGGCCACCGGCTGGCGCCAGGGCAGCTGGTTGGCGTGCTGCAGCCACTTGACGTGCTGCACCAGCATGGACGCGCTGACCATGGCGAACGCCTCGTAGGTGGCGAAGAGCCCGTGCCGGCCGGTGAGCAGGTAGCCCTCCAGCCAGCCCTGGCACAGGTGCTCGCTGAGCACCTCCATCACGCGCCCGTCCGGGGAGATGTGGTCGTCGGTGGGCAGCAGGGGAAGCTGCAGGCACCGGTCGGTCACCTCGAAGACGTCCTGCAGCCGGTTGCTGGCCGTCTCGTCGGGGGAGAACAGCCGGAAGGTGCCGCCACCGTCGGCGGTGGTGGTGCGCTGGTAGATGTCGCGCATCATCGCGCCCAGCGGCTTGGTGGTCTGGTGCATCACCTGACCGGGCGCGGGCAGGTCCAGGGCGTAGTTCTCCATCGGCGGGACGTCCAGCGCCCGCAGCAGCCGTCCGCCGTTGGCGTAGGGGGTGGCACCCATCCGCTTGTCACCCTCGGGGGCGAGGCTGGCGACGTCCTCGACCAGCTTGCCCTCGGCGTCGAACAGGGTGTCGGGGGAGTACGAGCGCAGCCACTTCTCCAGCGTCTGCAGGTGCTCGTGGTTGTGGATGATGTCCGACAGCGGGACCTGGTGGGACCGGAACGTGCCCTGCACCTGCTTGCCGTCCACCACGTCGGGGCCGGTCCAGCCCTTGGGGGTGCGCAGCACGATGGCGGGCCACTGGACGAACTCGTGCTCGGCACCCGGAGTGCGGGCGGCGTCCTGAGCGGCCTTGATCCGGGCATAGGCGTCGGTCAGTGCCTGGTAAAAGGCGGGGAAGACCATGGTGGGGTCGTCGCCCTCGACGATGATGGGGTCCCAGCCCTGCGAGGCCAGGAAGCGGCGCACGTCGCCGTCGGAGGTGCGGCCGAGCACCGTCGGTCCGGCGATCTTGTAGCCGTTGAGGTGCAGGATCGGCAGCACCGCGCCGTCACGGCGGGCGTTGAGGAAGGCGGGCAGCTTCCACGACCCCGCGAGCGGGCCGGTCTCCGCCTCACCGTCGCCGATGACACAGGCGACCACTAGGTCGGGGTTGTCGAACGCCGCCCCCGCGGCGTGGATCAGCGCGTAGCCCAGCTCGCCGCCCTCGTGGATGCTGCCGGGGGTCTGCACGCTGACGTGGCTGGGGACGCCCCCGGGGGTGGAGAACTGCCGAGCCAGCCGGCGCAGCCCCTCGGCGTCCTCGGAGATCTTCGGGTAGACCTCGGAGTAGGTGCCCTCCAGGTAGACGTTGGCCACCAGGGCCGGGCCGCCGTGGCCGGGCCCGGCCACGTAGAGGCAGTCCACGTCGGTCTTCTTGATCAGCCGGTTGAGCAGCGTGTAGATCATCGACAGTCCCGGGCTGGTTCCCCAGTGCCCGAGCAGCCGCGGCTTGATGTCCTCGATGGTCAGCGGGTCGCGCAACAACACGTTGTTCTGCAGGTAGATCTGGGCGACGGTCAGGTAGTTCGCCGCGTCCCACCAGCGGAGGTCTCGCTGCAGCTCGGAGGTCGGGTAGCTCGCGGTGTCCGGGTTGCTCATCAAGGGGCCTCCGTCGTCGTCGGTAGTACCAAGGATGCGTGAGGACGTGGGTTCGCGCACTGGTCCAGGAGTGGGTAGGTGAGGGATGGGCGGGGTCACGAGGACCCGGAGGCGGCGACGGTGGTGACCGTGACCGCGCTGAGCACGGCGGCCTGCACCGCCTGCACCGACTGGGCCACGGCGCCGGACACCGCGGCGCTGGCCTGGGTCTCCTGGGAGATCGCCTTGGCCCGGGCCTTTGCTGCCTTGCGGTGCGGCTTGTCCACCGCCCTGCCCGCCAGGTCCAGCGGGTGCAGCAGCGCGATCAGCAGGGCCGTCCGCGGGTCGGGTGTGGTGCCGTCCACCAGCACCGAGCCGAGCCGGGCGCGCAGCACCTTCTCCGGGCCGCTGTCCACCGTCGGCCAGGTCGTGGTGGGGAAGAGCTTGAGCACCTTGCGGTGCTCCTCGGTGAGCAGCCCTCGCTGCACCAGGGAGCGCCCGACCGTGGGCGCCAGCGGCTTCAGTGCGGTGGGGAGCCTGCGCACCCAGTGTCCGGCGGAACGGGGACGGTCGGCGGCCAGCAGCTCGTCGTGGGCTGCGGCCAGCAGCGGGTGTGCGGGCGTGCCCGGTGCCGCGACGACGGTCTTGCCCTTGGCGCCCAGCAGCGACTCCGCGGCCAGGTCCAGCAGCAGCGCCCCGGCCAGCCCCTCGTCCAGCGCGAGGGTGACGTCAGCCTTGCCCGAGGTGTCGTCATGGGTCAGCAGGAAGAGCTCCTCAGCGAGGAGCAGCTGGTCCGTCATGCCAGCTGATCATTCCACAGTGGCCTGGACGAGGGGTGGCTGGACACGGCTGCCGACGGCTGACGAAACGTCTTGGCTGGCCTGGGCTACGAGGAGGCGGCGACGACGGCGATCGCGAACCGCAGCACCGTCCAAGCGGGCAGGAAGGCGAAGCCCAGGACGATGGCGGTGATGGCCAGGTACCGGTTGCCCGGCCGGGGCTGGTCATGCCTCGGGCCGGGGCGCGAGAGGGCGTTGAACGCCTGGGCCAGGGCGATGACCCACAGCACGAACGTGGGGAGGGCAACCGCCCAGAGCCAGCGACCTGCGCTGGCCGCGGCCGCCTCCTCAGGTGAGCCGGGCTCGGTGTACACCACGGCCTCGTTGAGCACTGTGCCGAACAGCTCCACCGCCACCGCACACAGCGGGAGCACGAGAACCATGAGCAGGATCGCGACGACGGCCTGCCGCTCCTTGCGGGCCAGCACCGCCTGCACGGGCTCGGGCCGCCACTGCGCGGGCAGCGGCTGGTGGTCGTTGGCTGCGGGGAACGGGTGGCTGCTCATGCCCCTCACCCTTGCCGCACCAGCGCCCGGTGTCGTGAGTAGCGCTACCTGGTTCGCTGCCCAGATCTACGGAACGGGGTGCGGTGGTGACCGGCGGCTACCGTCGCCCCGTGCCCGCTGACGCTCTGCTCCCGCCCCGGTCGGCCCCCGGCGCCGACCTGCCGGTGCGCCCCGCGCTGCCGCAGCTGGTGGCCGCGCTGCGCAGCCACGGAACGGCGGTGCTGGTGGCGCCGCCCGGATCGGGCAAGACGTCGCTGCTGCCGCTGGCTCTGGCCGACGCCGTCGATGGCACCGTGGTGGTGGCCGAGCCGCGACGCCTGGCCACGCGGGCGGCCGCGCACCGGCTGGCCGCCCTGGTGGGGGAGCGCCCGGGCCAGCGGGTGGGCTACGCCATGCGCGGGGAGCGCACGCCGGGCTCGCGGGTGGAGGTGGTCACCACCGGCCTGCTGCTGCAGCGCCTGCAGCGTGACCCGGAGCTGCCCGGCGTCGGCGCGATCGTGCTGGACGAGGTGCACGAGCGTCACCTCGACGCCGACCTGGCGCTGGCCTTCGGCGTGGACGTGCGGGCCACCCTGCGCGAGGACCTGCTGCTGGTGGCCACCTCGGCCACCCCGGACACCGATCGGCTGACCGCCGCGCTGGGCGGCGCCCCGGTGATCACCGCTGAGGCCACCACCTACCCCCTGGACGTGGTGTGGGCGCCGCCGGAGCGCCCGCTGCCACTGCTGGCCGACGCACGGGTGGACCCGCGGCTGCTCGACCACGTGGCCGACGTGGTCCGCCGCGCGCTCACCGAGGCGCCCGGGGACGTGCTGGTCTTCGCCCCCGGCGAGGCCGAGGTGCACGGCGTGGTGCGGCGGCTGCACGGCGTGGCGGCCGACGTGCTGCCGCTCTACGGGCGGCTGGCCAGCGCCGAGCAGGACCGGGCGCTGCGGGTGGGGGAGCGCCGGCGGGTGGTGGTGAGCACGTCGGTGGCGGAGAGCTCGCTGACCGTGCCGGGCGTGCGGGTGGTGGTGGACGCCGGGCTCGCCCGCCAGCCCCGCACCGACCACCGCCGTGGGCTGGCTGCGCTGGTCACCACCCGGGTGTCGCAGGCCTCGGCCGCCCAGCGCGCCGGGCGGGCCGCGCGGGAGGGCCCCGGCCGGGTGTACCGCTGCTGGTCGGCGGCCGAGCACACCCACCTCGACGCCCACACCCCGGCCGAGATCGCCACCGCCGACCTCACCGGGTTCGTGCTCACCGTGGCGGCCTGGGGCGCTCCCGGTGGGCGGGGCCTCGCGCTGCTCGACCCGCCGCCCGAGCCGGCGCTGGCCGCGGCCACCACGCTGCTCACCGAGCTGGGTGCGCTGCACGCCGACGGCCGGATCACTGCGCGGGGGCAGCGGATGGCGGCGGTGGGCGCGCACCCGCGGCTGGCCCGCGCCCTGCTCGACGGTGGTGAGCTGGTGGGGCCGGGGCGGGCCCGCGAGATCGTGGCGCTGCTGTCTGACGACACCCTCACCGGCCGCGACGACGACCTGGTGGCCCGCTGGCGCTCGCTGCGCCGCGGCACCGACCGGGCGGCCACCGCCCGCTGGCGCGCCGAGATCCAGCGCCTGGGCCGCGGCGGTGGCAGCGCCACGACCGACCTGCCGGACGACCTGGCGGTGGGCACGGTGGTGGCGCTGGCCCACCCGGACCGCATCGCCAAGGCCCGCGCGCCGGGCTCCGCGGACTACCTCCTGGCCGGCGGCACCGGGGCCGTGCTGGACGCCGGCTCACCGCTGCGCGGCAGCGAGTGGCTGGCGGTGGCGGTGGCGGACCGCCCTAGAGGCCGGGTGGCCGCGCGCATCCGCTCCGCCGCACCGCTGGACGAGGCCACCGCCCGGGCGGTCGCGGCACCGATGGTGCACGAGCAGGTTCAGGTGCAGTGGCGCGACGGGGCGCTGCTGGCCCGGCAGCGGGAGAGCCTCGGCGCCATCACCCTGCGGGAGACGCCGCTGGCCGACCCGGACCCCGCCGCCGTGCTGGCCGCGGTGCGCGAGGGCCTGGCCAGCACCGGGCTGCGGGTGCTGCGCTGGACCCACGACGCCGAGCAGCTGCGGGCCCGGCTGGCCTGCGCGCACCGCGCCCTGGGTGCACCCTGGCCGGACGTCGGCGAGGAGGCGTTGCTGGCCAACGTCGACGCCTGGCTGGGCCCGGACCTGCTGCGGGTGCGGCGCACCGCCGACCTGGCGCGCATCGACGTCGCCGCCGCGCTGCGCCGGCTGCTGCCCTGGCCGGCGGCGGCCCGCTTCGACGAGCTGGTGCCCGAGCGGCTGCCGGTGCCGTCGGGGTCGAAGGTGCGCCTGGAGTACGCCCTGGCCGACGAGCCGCCGGTGCTGGCGGTGAAGGTGCAGGAGGCCTTCGGCTGGACCGAGTCGCCGCGGGTGGCCGACGGGCGCGTGGCGGTGGTGCTGCACCTGCTCTCGCCGGCGGGGCGGCCGGTGGCAGTGACGTCGGACCTGGCGTCGTTCTGGCGGCAGGGCTACCCGCAGGTGCGGGCCGAGCTGCGCGGGCGCTACCCGCGCCACCCCTGGCCGGAGGACCCGCTGACGGCCACCCCGACCCGGCGGGTCTCGCCCCGGCGCTAGGTAGCTACAGCAGGGAAGCGAACAGGAACAACACCAGCAGGACGGCCGGCAGCGCCAGCACCCCGATGCCCAGGGTCCACGCCGGCAGGCGCCGCTGCCGGCGCAGGTCCAGGCGAGCCAGCGCCACCAGGGCCATGCCCATCGAGGCCACCCACAGGACGAAGGCCACCGCCTGCAGCGACCAGAACGGGACGATCGCGGCCTCGGTGTCGGCCTGCTGCTGCGGGGTCTGGGCGTTGTCGAACACCCCGTCGGCCACCGGCCCGAGGTAGAAGAACGAGGCGACCAGGGCGGCGTAGGCCGCCACCAGGGTGAGCACGGCAGCGATCGACAGGCCCTGGCCCCACTGCCGTGCGGGACGGACCGGGCGGCGCTGCGCCTGCGTGGTCATAGGCACGCAGCATTGCCCATCGCGGGACAGACTGCACGCGGGGGAGGGGCCGCGTGGGGCAACCGGCACCGACCGCCGCCGGAACGCCGCCCGCCAGCGCCGTAGACTCCACAGACCGTGAGCCTCACCCTTGGAATCGTCGGTCTGCCCAACGTCGGCAAGTCCACCCTGTTCAACGCGTTGACCAACAACGACGTGCTGGCGGCGAACTACCCGTTCGCCACCATCGAGCCGAACGTGGGCATGGTGCCGCTGCCGGACAAGCGGCTGGACGAGCTGGCCAAGATCTTCGGCTCGGAGAAGATCGTCCCGGCCACGGTGTCGTTCGTCGACATCGCCGGCATCGTCAAGGGCGCCAGCGAGGGGCAGGGCCTGGGCAACAAGTTCCTGGCCAACATCCGTGAGGCCGACGCCATCTGCCAGGTGGTCCGGGTGTTCGCCGACGACGACGTGGTGCACGTCGACGGCAAGGTGGACCCGCTGGCCGACATCTCCGTGATCGAGACCGAGCTGATCATCGCCGACCTGCAGACGCTGGAGAAGGCCATCCCGCGCCTGGAGAAGGAGGCGCGCACGCAGAAGGACCGCAAGGCGGTGGTGGAGGCGGCCAAGGCGGCCGAGGCCGTGCTGAGCGACGACCGCACGCTGTACTCCGCGGCCAAGGAGCTGGACCTGGAGCTGCTGCGCGAGCTGAGCCTGCTCACCACCAAGCCGTTCCTGTACGTGTTCAACGCCGACGAGAGCGTGCTCACCGACGACGCCCGGGTGGCCGACCTGCGCGCCGCGGTGGCCCCGGCCGACGCGGTGTTCCTGGACGCCAAGGTGGAGCAGGAGCTGTTGGAGCTGGACGAGGAGTCGTCCCTGGAGCTGCTGGAGTCGATCGGTCAGGCCGAGCCCGGCCTGCACCAGCTGGCCCGCACCGGGTTTCACACCCTGGGGCTGCAGACCTACCTGACGGCGGGGCCCAAGGAGGCCCGGGCGTGGACGATCCACAAGGGCGACACCGCCCCGCAGGCCGCCGGCGTCATCCACACCGACTTCGAGCGCGGCTTCATCAAGGCCGAGGTGGTCTCCTACGACGACCTCGTCGAGGCCGGCTCCATGGCGGCGGCCAAGGCCGCGGGCAAGGTGCGCATGGAGGGCAAGGACTACGTGATGGCCGACGGCGACGTGGTGGAGTTCCGCTTCAACGTGTGAGTTGGCCGTTGGCGCAGGTCAGAGGGATGCGGACCCCCGCGGTCCGCGCTGAGTCCGCAAGAAATACAGCGTGATGGGTTCGATGTGACCGCTCGGAAGGTGCATCTCCGGACCCGGGTCCTGCCAGTCGACTTCTCCACCCGGCCGATTAGGCGGGGAAGTGGAACGTCGGCGCATAGTTCACTCCGCCCTGGTGCTCGTAGACCGTCACCGGGGGGAGAACGTTCCACCGATGCCCCAGCAGCAGGGCGGTGCCAGCCGGTCCGGCCATGAATAGGTGGATCCTCGTCGCGTCGGTTTCCCTGACCTTGGCGATCAGAGCGTCCTGGAGCGCGGTGACCCAGGACGTGGCCCAGGCGGCGTCGACAACCGACTCCGGGCCGACGCCGGTCTCGCCGGTGACGGTGTACAGGCGTCCGGCTGGAACGCCGGACGCAGTGACGTAGTCGCGGACGTCGGCTGTGGGATCGTGGCGGAGGGCGACGCAGACGACGAGATCTTTGCCGTTGCTGGGCAATAGTTCGTCGGCGAGGACTACCAGCCTGGCGGATCCGCCCCTAGCGTCGCTGGCCCACTCGACGCCGTCCTGGTTCAGCGAGATGATCCATCGCCGCACTCCGGGAAGGGCCCGGCCGATCGCAAACCAGACCGGGAGACGGACGGACGCGACGACGTGGACCCGGCGGGAGGTGAACGCCTCAAGCGCCCGAGCTGCTGACGCGAGCCGTGGGCGCACGATCGCGTCCCAGGCAGTGCGGTCGGTGATGGTCCGACGCTCGAAGGCGTCGCCGTCGGGGTAGAGGTCGGTGAAGTCGACGCGGGCGTTCGGGACCTGCCGGGACTCCTCGCGGTCGATGCCGTGCACGGCCAGTACCAGGGTCCCGCCCTGGGCCAGGAGGTCGCGGTCCTCGAGGCACCGTCGGGCGTCGGCGACGGTGACTTCTCCGACGCCGTCGGTGACCCAGTCGCTGACCATGCGCAGGGCGCTGGTGACGGCCTCGTCGTCCCCGCGGAACCCGTTGAGTCGCATTAAGTCGGAGATCCGCTCGCGCCAGGCGTTTTCGGAGCCCTCGTTACGGAAGGTCACGCTGGAGAGAAACTCGAGGACCTCAGCACGCTCCGTGCCCAGGTGGGTCGCGAAGGTCGTGACGAGCCTTCCGAGGGTGGTCTGTCGTCGATCCAGAGCGTCGTGAAGCTTGGTCGGGTCGAGGCGATCGGACTTCTTGTCGAGTGCCTTGAATAGGGCGGAACCGTGGTCGAAGTTGCGGTTGGTTACCAGCTCGAGGTTGAACGGTTCTCCGCCATCGGTCAGCTTGCGCCAGGTGGTGTGGAAGGCATGGAGGGGCGAGACGCCCTTCTTCGACCTGGGCGTTGTCAGCCACTGGTCGTCGATGACCTCGCCGCCGTAGTTGCTGGACTTCACCTGGATCCAGGTTCCTGGCAGTCCGTTGGCGCGCCGGAGCACGACGTCATCGAACGCGCCGCCGTCGGGGTCCTCGATGCTTACGCTCACGGCGTGCTCGTCCTGAAGGGCCTGAAGAGCCGTGTGCAGGCCGACCGCATGCTGCAGATTGTCGCCCCGGATCGCGGCGGCGCGGGCTGCCAGTGATGCGGGGTTCCGGCGGAGGGGTGTCGCCATTGTGGGTGCCTCGGCTCAGACTGCGGGCCGGTCCTGGAACGGCGGGGTGGGGGTCATGTCCTCGGCGATGGCAAGGATGTGGTCGGCGGATAGCGCTGTGTCGGGATAGGCCTCGAGAATCGCGGTCGGGACGAGGCGCTGGCTGAGGTCGGAGTAAGTGAAGCCGGGCTGTCCGGGTGCCCGTTCGCCGGTTACCAGGACGAGCTTGTCGATCGCGTCGTAGTTGAGGTCGAAGCCGGCGAGGGCGTCGGTGAGGACCGCGCGGCGCTGGTCGGCGTCGGGCCGGTGGAACTCGAAGACCGCGGCCGCCCGACGTCGGACGGCCGGGTCGAGCGCGGCGAGGCGGTTGGTGCACATGACCACCAGCAGCGGAATGCCAGAGCCTGCGAAGTCGTCGATCCCGGCAAGAAACGCGTCCACGCCTGCACGGTCCTCGTGGTGCATCTGGCTGGCCTCCCGGGACTGCACCAGTGCGTCCGCCTCGTCGATGACCAGGATGGTGACGCCGCGGAGGCGGCCGTCGGCGCCGCGGCCGAGCTTGGCTTCGCGCGTAACGGTCGCGAAGGCCTCGGCGATCAGCGTGGTCATCTCGCCAACGTGCCCGGTGCCTCGCGCCGACAGCTTGAGCCGGTACAGAGTCACCGGAACGTCGAGGTGGTTGCCGAGGTCGCAGCCAAAACTCTCCGCGAGCGCGGACTTGCCGGAGCCGACGT is from Rhodococcus sp. X156 and encodes:
- a CDS encoding GPP34 family phosphoprotein → MTDQLLLAEELFLLTHDDTSGKADVTLALDEGLAGALLLDLAAESLLGAKGKTVVAAPGTPAHPLLAAAHDELLAADRPRSAGHWVRRLPTALKPLAPTVGRSLVQRGLLTEEHRKVLKLFPTTTWPTVDSGPEKVLRARLGSVLVDGTTPDPRTALLIALLHPLDLAGRAVDKPHRKAAKARAKAISQETQASAAVSGAVAQSVQAVQAAVLSAVTVTTVAASGSS
- the hrpB gene encoding ATP-dependent helicase HrpB, which produces MPADALLPPRSAPGADLPVRPALPQLVAALRSHGTAVLVAPPGSGKTSLLPLALADAVDGTVVVAEPRRLATRAAAHRLAALVGERPGQRVGYAMRGERTPGSRVEVVTTGLLLQRLQRDPELPGVGAIVLDEVHERHLDADLALAFGVDVRATLREDLLLVATSATPDTDRLTAALGGAPVITAEATTYPLDVVWAPPERPLPLLADARVDPRLLDHVADVVRRALTEAPGDVLVFAPGEAEVHGVVRRLHGVAADVLPLYGRLASAEQDRALRVGERRRVVVSTSVAESSLTVPGVRVVVDAGLARQPRTDHRRGLAALVTTRVSQASAAQRAGRAAREGPGRVYRCWSAAEHTHLDAHTPAEIATADLTGFVLTVAAWGAPGGRGLALLDPPPEPALAAATTLLTELGALHADGRITARGQRMAAVGAHPRLARALLDGGELVGPGRAREIVALLSDDTLTGRDDDLVARWRSLRRGTDRAATARWRAEIQRLGRGGGSATTDLPDDLAVGTVVALAHPDRIAKARAPGSADYLLAGGTGAVLDAGSPLRGSEWLAVAVADRPRGRVAARIRSAAPLDEATARAVAAPMVHEQVQVQWRDGALLARQRESLGAITLRETPLADPDPAAVLAAVREGLASTGLRVLRWTHDAEQLRARLACAHRALGAPWPDVGEEALLANVDAWLGPDLLRVRRTADLARIDVAAALRRLLPWPAAARFDELVPERLPVPSGSKVRLEYALADEPPVLAVKVQEAFGWTESPRVADGRVAVVLHLLSPAGRPVAVTSDLASFWRQGYPQVRAELRGRYPRHPWPEDPLTATPTRRVSPRR
- a CDS encoding phosphoketolase family protein, translating into MSNPDTASYPTSELQRDLRWWDAANYLTVAQIYLQNNVLLRDPLTIEDIKPRLLGHWGTSPGLSMIYTLLNRLIKKTDVDCLYVAGPGHGGPALVANVYLEGTYSEVYPKISEDAEGLRRLARQFSTPGGVPSHVSVQTPGSIHEGGELGYALIHAAGAAFDNPDLVVACVIGDGEAETGPLAGSWKLPAFLNARRDGAVLPILHLNGYKIAGPTVLGRTSDGDVRRFLASQGWDPIIVEGDDPTMVFPAFYQALTDAYARIKAAQDAARTPGAEHEFVQWPAIVLRTPKGWTGPDVVDGKQVQGTFRSHQVPLSDIIHNHEHLQTLEKWLRSYSPDTLFDAEGKLVEDVASLAPEGDKRMGATPYANGGRLLRALDVPPMENYALDLPAPGQVMHQTTKPLGAMMRDIYQRTTTADGGGTFRLFSPDETASNRLQDVFEVTDRCLQLPLLPTDDHISPDGRVMEVLSEHLCQGWLEGYLLTGRHGLFATYEAFAMVSASMLVQHVKWLQHANQLPWRQPVASLNILLTSTAWRNDHNGFSHQGPGLIDTAIPLSPEVVRVWLPPDANTLLSISDHCFRSHDHVNLIVADKQMHLQYLNMEEANAHCAAGAGIWEWAGTENAPAAIGAPEDPDIVLACAGDVPTQETLAAAELLRTWVPYLRVRVVNVVDLMALLAPGDHPHAYSEQRFIDLFTRDTDVVFAFHGYPRAVHELIHGRTNAARFHVRGFNEQGTTTTPFDMVVLNGMSRYDLVLEALRRSRRVPENGEKLAAHCREMLTKHHGYVREHFEDIPEIAQWTWAGEPV
- a CDS encoding AAA family ATPase, with amino-acid sequence MSDSDLFHPVIEFPDDVRYDRYRRLVGLDHVKVRLRKEAAVLANPDVLTRWAATHHRGLTGDHQAFTLLRDRAPLLVFAGDVGSGKSALAESFGCDLGNHLDVPVTLYRLKLSARGTGHVGEMTTLIAEAFATVTREAKLGRGADGRLRGVTILVIDEADALVQSREASQMHHEDRAGVDAFLAGIDDFAGSGIPLLVVMCTNRLAALDPAVRRRAAAVFEFHRPDADQRRAVLTDALAGFDLNYDAIDKLVLVTGERAPGQPGFTYSDLSQRLVPTAILEAYPDTALSADHILAIAEDMTPTPPFQDRPAV
- a CDS encoding SAVED domain-containing protein: MSVSIEDPDGGAFDDVVLRRANGLPGTWIQVKSSNYGGEVIDDQWLTTPRSKKGVSPLHAFHTTWRKLTDGGEPFNLELVTNRNFDHGSALFKALDKKSDRLDPTKLHDALDRRQTTLGRLVTTFATHLGTERAEVLEFLSSVTFRNEGSENAWRERISDLMRLNGFRGDDEAVTSALRMVSDWVTDGVGEVTVADARRCLEDRDLLAQGGTLVLAVHGIDREESRQVPNARVDFTDLYPDGDAFERRTITDRTAWDAIVRPRLASAARALEAFTSRRVHVVASVRLPVWFAIGRALPGVRRWIISLNQDGVEWASDARGGSARLVVLADELLPSNGKDLVVCVALRHDPTADVRDYVTASGVPAGRLYTVTGETGVGPESVVDAAWATSWVTALQDALIAKVRETDATRIHLFMAGPAGTALLLGHRWNVLPPVTVYEHQGGVNYAPTFHFPA
- the ychF gene encoding redox-regulated ATPase YchF, producing the protein MSLTLGIVGLPNVGKSTLFNALTNNDVLAANYPFATIEPNVGMVPLPDKRLDELAKIFGSEKIVPATVSFVDIAGIVKGASEGQGLGNKFLANIREADAICQVVRVFADDDVVHVDGKVDPLADISVIETELIIADLQTLEKAIPRLEKEARTQKDRKAVVEAAKAAEAVLSDDRTLYSAAKELDLELLRELSLLTTKPFLYVFNADESVLTDDARVADLRAAVAPADAVFLDAKVEQELLELDEESSLELLESIGQAEPGLHQLARTGFHTLGLQTYLTAGPKEARAWTIHKGDTAPQAAGVIHTDFERGFIKAEVVSYDDLVEAGSMAAAKAAGKVRMEGKDYVMADGDVVEFRFNV